From Oncorhynchus masou masou isolate Uvic2021 chromosome 7, UVic_Omas_1.1, whole genome shotgun sequence, one genomic window encodes:
- the LOC135542981 gene encoding chloride intracellular channel protein 4-like, translated as MDEVPTFMHQRTEVKIEVKKEKEAQGEEKTPKKSVRLQSPTPYKEDSDSPDPQEYEISLYVKAASDGESIGNCPFSQRLFMILWLKGVIFNVTTVDLKRKPADLQDLAPGTNPPFVTFNGEVKVDVNKIEEFLEEKLTPPRYPKLATNHPESNTAGIDVFSKFSAYIKNPRKDTNDGLEKALLKSLRRLDEFLRTPLSEEIDANSTEDPQESTRCFLDGPDWMNAVVARKYRGFEIPAEMAGVWRYLNHAYKREEFTNTCPVEREIEFAYIDVAKRIK; from the exons ATGGACGAAGTGCCCACGTTCATGCACCAGAGGACAGAGGTGAAGATAGAggtgaagaaagagaaggaggcgCAGGGGGAGGAGAAGACGCCAAAGAAGTCTGTGAGGCTGCAGAGCCCAACTCCTTACAAGGAAGACAGCGACAGTCCGGACCCCCAGGAGTACGAGATCTCCCTCTATGTCAAG GCTGCCAGTGATGGTGAGAGCATCGGGAACTGTCCGTTCTCCCAGCGCCTCTTCATGATCCTGTGGCTGAAGGGAGTTATCTTCAACGTCACCACAGTCGACCTCAAAAG GAAACCGGCGGACCTGCAGGACCTGGCCCCGGGGACCAACCCTCCATTCGTCACATTTAACGGGGAGGTGAAGGTCGACGTCAACAAGATAGAAGAGTTCCTTGAGGAAAAACTCACGCCACCACG GTACCCCAAGTTGGCGACTAATCACCCAGAGTCAAACACCGCAGGTATAGATGTGTTCTCCAAGTTCTCTGCCTACATCAAGAACCCCCGCAAAGATACCAACGACG GCCTGGAGAAGGCCCTGTTGAAGTCTCTGAGGCGGCTGGATGAATTCCTGAGGACGCCCCTGTCGGAAGAGATCGATGCCAACAGCACAGAAGACCCTCAGGAGTCCACACGCTGCTTCCTGGATGGACCTGACTGGATGAATGCT GTGGTGGCCAGGAAGTACCGTGGCTTTGAGATCCCAGCGGAGATGGCGGGGGTGTGGCGCTATCTGAACCACGCCTACAAGAGGGAAGAGTTTACTAACACCTGTCCTGTTGAGCGCGAAATCGAATTTGCCTACATAGATGTGGCCAAACGAATCAAATAg